One Triticum dicoccoides isolate Atlit2015 ecotype Zavitan chromosome 5B, WEW_v2.0, whole genome shotgun sequence genomic window carries:
- the LOC119307325 gene encoding uncharacterized protein LOC119307325, with amino-acid sequence MPGPARTFRETPESSTASTASTETAAPARTFAETPDSSTTSRETATHARTFVETPDSSTTSPETATTARTFAETPDSSAAFPETPPPARTPPETAESSTTYRPAPFQGSNWALNLAQTGARIEQCGTYLGSWEAYLRGRSEFLCQLADFVPESQSPTLVAWMAGACGGLGKALGHIANMVKGASGLCLLVGGAIQRIMERQELGMGAGPQGDVENPSSVPRLVVVSSLEELEEVLSEWKAAITALSIDVSPDMPFSTANECFERLELDGLQALNMIQAGQHMKLKRAEYLRAQTQQDAGDMSHSGAPVAPGT; translated from the exons ATGCCGGGCCCCGCGAGGACCTTCCGAGAGACTCCTGAGAGCTCCACCGCATCCACGGCTTCCACGGAGACGGCGGCCCCCGCCAGGACCTTCGCGGAGACGCCCGACAGCTCCACGACCTCCCGGGAGACGGCGACCCACGCCAGGACCTTCGTGGAGACGCCCGACAGCTCCACGACCTCCCCGGAGACGGCGACCACCGCCAGGACCTTCGCGGAGACGCCCGACAGCTCCGCGGCCTTCCCGGAGACGCCGCCCCCCGCCAGGACGCCCCCAGAGACGGCCGAGAGTTCCACTACGTACAGGCCCGCCCCCTTTCAGG GGAGCAACTGGGCACTCAACCTTGCACAAACTGGGGCAAGGATTGAGCAGTGTGGCACATATTTAGGATCTTGGGAAGCATATCTGAGGGGCCGCAGTGAATTCTTGTGCCAATTAGCAGATTTCGTGCCTGAGAGTCAGTCTCCGACATTAGTTGCTTGGATGGCTGGGGCTTGTGGTGGCTTGGGCAAGGCCTTGGGCCACATCGCGAACATGGTGAAAGGCGCATCAGGTTTATGCTTGCTGGTTGGAGGCGCCATCCAGCGCATCATGGAGAGGCAAGAGCTGGGGATGGGCGCTGGGCCGCAAGGAGATGTAGAAAACCCATCTTCTGTTCCAAGGCTAGTGGTTGTGAGCTCACTTGAAGAG CTGGAGGAAGTATTGAGTGAATGGAAGGCAGCGATCACCGCGCTATCTATTGATGTGAGTCCAGACATGCCCTTCAGCACGGCGAACGAGTGCTTTGAGCGGCTTGAGTTGGATGGCTTGCAAGCGCTGAATATGATTCAAGCAGGCCAACATATGAAGCTAAAGCGTGCTGAGTACCTGCGTGCCCAGACGCAGCAGGATGCTGGGGACATGAGCCACAGCGGAGCACCAGTGGCCCCGGGGACATGA